A single Alteribacter lacisalsi DNA region contains:
- the rpoN gene encoding RNA polymerase factor sigma-54 — translation MMNMDLGLYQQQTMKLVMTNELRQAITILQYSALDLNHYLHEQQLENPLIELKEKRAGEELVRDSINLQTPHFDSRRNNHDSDDEYSAIDHVSSREEGLQDALLRQIRFLEIPEKQRRIVIYLALNTDENGYLPYDIETFAEELDESVEDTRGALAVLQGLEPAGIGAVSLKDCLLLQLRQLENRDPLAERVVENDLDLLGSKQYKKIAKKEGVTLQDVQSVADLIKTLNPKPGAAFYDEPAEYVTPDVTVKKIEGQYQVILNDQYIPKVFVNPNYEKMLQEQDAELNHYLKQKKEQLQWIIKSIAQRQETLRKVTEAVVSHQEHFLEDGPGHLKPLTLKQIAEQVGVHESTVSRATTRKYIQTPQGVYELKYFFTSMVGAGSGNGDGASSEKVKIYLKRLVDQESKNKPLSDQKLADLLKSDYDIRISRRTVAKYRDEMHIPSSSRRKRYA, via the coding sequence ATGATGAATATGGATTTAGGGCTGTATCAGCAGCAGACAATGAAGCTTGTCATGACCAATGAACTGAGACAGGCAATTACGATTCTCCAGTATTCAGCACTTGACTTAAACCATTACCTGCATGAACAGCAGCTGGAAAATCCCCTCATTGAATTGAAGGAAAAGCGGGCCGGCGAAGAGCTTGTCAGAGACAGTATCAATCTGCAGACTCCTCATTTTGACAGCCGCCGCAATAACCATGATTCCGATGATGAATACTCTGCGATTGATCACGTCAGCAGCAGGGAAGAGGGTCTCCAGGATGCACTCCTGCGCCAGATCCGTTTTCTTGAAATACCTGAGAAACAGCGGCGTATTGTCATTTATCTTGCATTAAATACCGATGAAAACGGCTATCTGCCCTACGACATAGAAACGTTTGCCGAGGAACTTGATGAATCGGTTGAGGATACACGAGGCGCACTGGCAGTTCTTCAAGGTCTTGAACCTGCCGGTATTGGTGCTGTATCGCTTAAAGACTGCCTGCTGCTCCAACTGAGGCAGCTTGAGAACCGTGATCCGCTGGCAGAACGGGTCGTTGAAAATGATCTTGATCTTCTGGGCAGCAAACAATACAAAAAAATTGCAAAAAAAGAAGGTGTCACTCTTCAGGATGTTCAGAGTGTAGCCGACCTTATAAAAACGCTCAACCCTAAACCCGGAGCAGCCTTTTACGATGAACCGGCCGAGTATGTAACGCCGGATGTGACCGTAAAAAAAATTGAAGGACAGTATCAGGTTATTCTCAACGACCAGTATATCCCAAAAGTATTCGTCAACCCGAACTATGAAAAAATGCTTCAGGAGCAGGATGCTGAACTGAACCATTATCTTAAACAGAAAAAAGAGCAGCTTCAGTGGATCATAAAAAGCATTGCTCAGCGGCAGGAAACCCTGCGTAAAGTTACAGAAGCGGTTGTTTCGCATCAGGAACATTTTCTTGAAGATGGGCCTGGCCACCTGAAACCCTTAACCCTCAAGCAGATTGCTGAGCAGGTTGGTGTGCACGAGTCGACCGTTTCCCGTGCCACAACAAGAAAATATATTCAGACGCCTCAAGGTGTCTATGAGCTGAAATACTTCTTTACTTCCATGGTTGGTGCCGGAAGTGGAAACGGGGATGGTGCTTCTTCTGAAAAAGTAAAAATTTATCTGAAGCGCCTTGTGGACCAGGAGTCGAAAAACAAACCGCTTTCCGATCAGAAACTTGCCGATCTTCTGAAATCCGACTACGACATCCGGATCTCCAGAAGGACAGTGGCTAAATACCGTGATGAAATGCATATCCCATCTTCATCCCGGAGAAAAAGATACGCCTGA
- the hisIE gene encoding bifunctional phosphoribosyl-AMP cyclohydrolase/phosphoribosyl-ATP diphosphatase HisIE, whose product MTLDISKLKFDQAGLIPAVVQDATTKEVLTVAYMNVESLHRSMETKETWFYSRSRQELWHKGATSGHTQTIQEIRFDCDQDALVVLVSPKGPACHRGTVSCFTETLLENRTDEAAADAAEAGGNGARFAIIEQLERTIRERETSRPEGSYTTYLFDEGVDKILKKVGEEASEVIIASKNRSKDELTWETADLLYHLLVLLEEQKLPLDRILERLEERFGKQHLKK is encoded by the coding sequence ATGACACTTGATATATCAAAGCTGAAATTTGACCAGGCGGGTCTCATCCCTGCCGTTGTACAGGATGCTACTACGAAAGAAGTGCTGACGGTGGCTTACATGAACGTAGAGTCGCTGCACAGGAGTATGGAGACAAAGGAAACTTGGTTTTACAGCCGCTCCCGCCAGGAGCTCTGGCACAAGGGGGCTACGTCAGGCCATACGCAGACGATACAGGAAATTCGTTTTGACTGTGACCAGGATGCCCTGGTGGTGCTCGTGTCACCGAAGGGACCTGCCTGTCACCGTGGAACGGTCAGCTGCTTTACGGAGACGCTGCTTGAAAACAGGACAGATGAGGCGGCTGCTGATGCGGCAGAAGCAGGCGGGAACGGCGCCCGTTTTGCTATTATCGAACAGCTGGAGCGTACAATCCGTGAACGGGAAACCTCCCGCCCGGAAGGCTCTTACACGACTTATCTCTTCGATGAAGGAGTGGACAAGATCCTGAAGAAAGTGGGCGAGGAAGCATCGGAAGTTATCATCGCCTCGAAAAACCGCTCAAAGGATGAATTGACATGGGAGACGGCGGACCTCCTATATCACCTGCTTGTCTTACTGGAAGAACAGAAACTCCCTCTGGACCGCATTCTTGAGCGGCTGGAGGAACGGTTCGGTAAACAGCATTTGAAAAAGTAA
- the gap gene encoding type I glyceraldehyde-3-phosphate dehydrogenase — MATKIGINGFGRIGRNVFRAALNNDNVEVVAVNDLTDADMLAHLLQYDSVHGKLDGNVEVSGDNLVVNGKEIKVLAERDPAKLGWGDLGVEVVVESTGRFTKRADAAKHIEAGAKKVIISAPASEEDITVVMGVNEDQYEAENHHVVSNASCTTNCLAPFAKVLNDKFGIRRGMMTTVHSYTNDQQILDLPHKDYRRARAAAENIIPTTTGAAKAVALVLPELKGKLNGGAMRVPTPNVSLVDLVAELDKEVTAEEVNAAFKEAAEGDLKGVLGYSEEPLVSGDYNGNPESSTIDALSTMVMEGNMVKVISWYDNEWGYSSRVVDLVEYMAEKGL; from the coding sequence ATGGCTACAAAAATCGGTATCAATGGTTTTGGACGAATCGGACGTAACGTGTTCCGCGCAGCACTAAACAATGACAACGTGGAAGTGGTGGCTGTTAACGATCTTACAGACGCTGACATGCTTGCACACCTTCTTCAATATGACTCTGTTCACGGAAAACTTGACGGAAATGTTGAAGTAAGCGGCGACAACCTTGTTGTGAACGGCAAGGAAATTAAAGTACTTGCTGAGCGCGACCCTGCAAAACTAGGCTGGGGCGACCTCGGTGTTGAAGTGGTTGTAGAATCAACAGGCCGTTTCACGAAGCGCGCTGACGCTGCGAAGCATATCGAAGCAGGAGCGAAAAAGGTCATTATCTCTGCTCCGGCATCTGAAGAAGATATCACCGTAGTTATGGGTGTAAACGAAGATCAGTACGAGGCAGAGAACCATCACGTAGTATCCAACGCATCCTGTACGACAAACTGCCTTGCGCCATTTGCGAAGGTTCTTAACGACAAGTTCGGCATCCGCCGCGGTATGATGACAACCGTTCACTCTTACACGAACGACCAGCAGATCCTTGACCTTCCGCACAAGGACTACCGTCGTGCCCGTGCAGCAGCTGAAAACATCATTCCGACTACAACTGGTGCTGCAAAAGCAGTAGCTCTTGTCCTTCCAGAGCTTAAAGGGAAGCTTAACGGCGGTGCGATGCGTGTTCCTACACCAAACGTATCTCTTGTCGACCTTGTAGCTGAGCTTGACAAAGAAGTTACAGCAGAAGAAGTAAACGCTGCGTTTAAAGAAGCTGCTGAAGGCGACCTTAAAGGCGTACTCGGATACAGCGAAGAGCCGCTTGTTTCCGGCGACTACAACGGAAATCCTGAATCTTCCACGATCGATGCCCTATCCACTATGGTTATGGAAGGCAACATGGTTAAAGTAATCTCCTGGTATGATAACGAGTGGGGCTACTCAAGCCGCGTTGTTGACCTTGTTGAATACATGGCTGAAAAAGGCCTGTAA
- the trxB gene encoding thioredoxin-disulfide reductase gives MTEEKIYDVVIIGAGPAGMTAAVYTSRANLSTAMIERGMPGGQMANTEDVENYPGYDSILGPDLSTKMFEHSQKFGAEYKYGDVKEIVDGKEYKRIILGSGEIKTRSIIIATGAKYKALGAPGEKELSGRGVSYCAVCDGAFFKNKELVVVGGGDSAVEEAVYLTRFASKVTVVHRRDKLRAQKILQDRAFANEKIDFIWDTTVKEINDKDGKVGSVTLVSTKDGSESEFQTDGVFIYIGMLPINDPFKDLGITNADGYVETNDQMETKIPGIYAAGDIREKTLRQIVTATGDGSIAAQAVQHYVESLAEELEQEKAGQS, from the coding sequence GTGACTGAAGAAAAAATTTACGATGTTGTCATTATCGGAGCAGGCCCGGCAGGAATGACGGCCGCTGTTTACACGTCCCGGGCAAACCTGTCTACAGCCATGATTGAACGCGGGATGCCCGGCGGACAAATGGCCAACACAGAGGACGTTGAAAACTATCCTGGTTACGACAGCATTCTTGGACCGGATCTCTCGACTAAGATGTTTGAGCACTCTCAGAAATTTGGTGCTGAATATAAATACGGTGATGTAAAAGAGATCGTTGATGGAAAAGAATATAAGCGCATTATTCTCGGCAGCGGGGAAATTAAAACCCGCTCAATCATTATTGCTACAGGCGCTAAGTATAAAGCGCTCGGCGCACCGGGAGAAAAAGAACTGAGCGGACGCGGGGTTTCCTACTGTGCGGTCTGTGACGGGGCTTTCTTTAAGAATAAAGAACTCGTCGTGGTCGGCGGCGGGGACTCGGCAGTTGAAGAAGCTGTTTATCTGACACGCTTTGCAAGCAAGGTGACCGTGGTTCACCGCCGCGACAAGCTTCGCGCCCAGAAAATCCTTCAGGACCGTGCTTTCGCCAATGAGAAAATTGATTTCATCTGGGATACGACAGTGAAAGAAATCAATGATAAAGACGGAAAAGTAGGAAGTGTTACCCTCGTGAGCACGAAAGATGGCTCCGAAAGCGAGTTCCAGACAGATGGTGTATTCATTTACATCGGTATGCTGCCGATTAATGACCCGTTTAAAGATCTTGGCATCACGAACGCAGATGGCTATGTGGAAACCAATGATCAGATGGAAACGAAGATTCCCGGTATCTATGCAGCCGGTGATATCCGTGAAAAAACCCTGCGTCAGATCGTTACGGCAACAGGGGACGGAAGTATTGCCGCCCAGGCTGTCCAGCACTATGTTGAAAGCCTTGCAGAAGAACTGGAGCAGGAAAAAGCAGGTCAGTCCTAA
- a CDS encoding HPr family phosphocarrier protein → MIEENVTVKRKAGLQARPAALFVQEANRFSSDIFIERDGKKVNAKSIMGIMSLAVGAGKTISLTIEGSDEKEALAALRDFVEKEE, encoded by the coding sequence ATGATTGAAGAAAATGTAACAGTAAAAAGAAAAGCGGGGCTTCAGGCGCGACCTGCAGCATTGTTTGTTCAGGAAGCCAACCGTTTTTCATCTGATATTTTTATTGAGCGCGACGGAAAAAAGGTAAACGCTAAAAGTATCATGGGGATTATGAGTCTGGCAGTAGGTGCGGGCAAAACCATTTCATTGACAATTGAAGGCAGTGATGAAAAAGAGGCACTGGCTGCACTCAGGGATTTCGTAGAAAAAGAAGAATAA
- a CDS encoding glutaredoxin family protein: MNRNLTFYTKKDCPLCEEGLVLLEMLKDEYSFEINEVDIYKDDVLLEKYQIRIPVVEAENGAVVDEGRLSLYTLEKNLNTIFTT, translated from the coding sequence ATGAACCGCAACCTGACTTTTTATACAAAAAAAGACTGTCCCCTCTGTGAGGAAGGTCTTGTTCTTCTCGAAATGCTGAAAGACGAGTATTCGTTTGAAATCAACGAGGTTGATATTTATAAAGACGATGTCCTTCTTGAAAAATACCAGATCCGGATACCGGTTGTGGAGGCGGAAAACGGGGCTGTCGTCGATGAAGGCAGACTCTCTCTTTACACGCTGGAAAAAAATCTAAATACAATCTTTACAACTTAA
- a CDS encoding tetratricopeptide repeat protein has protein sequence MRNINKQKTGQVLPFLQDGAYYYKKGIEAYQNRNTSQALQYIRRAVRIEPEEPVFLCQLAIVLAEKGQFEEANESLEKVIYEMDENMAECYFFLANNLAHAGEFETAVKHLNTYLKLDPKGDFAEDALTLLEMLDDEEEDLEDGEETEEQLAQSRLERAADLLDRGRYDEAQCELTTSLSEEPTHWELYAYMAETLHYQGEQAEALKIVTDLLEKEEAGFLARCNAALILKEAGDERWETVARGLRIALPVNDWHGYHLAKTWFRLDDPELSYEWFQRLNQRHTFVKRPRFYHQMAMAAWMNGEKVKARQLFRRVGQFDQQMKQAADWCVEKIEDGIDKPEKGWFLYTHPDTDGRS, from the coding sequence GTGCGAAATATAAATAAGCAGAAAACAGGACAGGTTCTTCCGTTTTTACAGGATGGTGCATACTACTATAAAAAGGGAATTGAAGCCTACCAGAACAGGAATACGAGCCAGGCACTTCAGTATATCCGTCGTGCAGTGCGGATCGAACCGGAAGAGCCGGTCTTTTTATGCCAGCTTGCCATTGTCCTTGCTGAAAAAGGACAGTTTGAGGAAGCGAACGAATCGCTTGAGAAAGTGATTTATGAAATGGATGAAAACATGGCCGAATGCTACTTTTTCCTCGCTAACAATCTGGCTCATGCCGGGGAGTTTGAAACGGCTGTCAAGCATCTGAACACGTATCTGAAGCTCGATCCGAAAGGTGATTTTGCAGAGGATGCTCTGACACTTCTAGAAATGCTCGATGATGAGGAAGAGGATCTGGAGGACGGGGAAGAAACCGAGGAGCAGCTCGCTCAGAGCCGTCTCGAACGAGCGGCCGATCTTCTTGACCGGGGCCGCTACGATGAAGCTCAGTGTGAACTCACAACGTCTCTGTCAGAAGAGCCCACACACTGGGAGCTCTACGCCTACATGGCAGAAACGCTTCATTACCAGGGGGAGCAAGCCGAGGCTCTGAAAATTGTCACGGACCTCCTTGAAAAAGAAGAAGCAGGTTTTCTTGCTCGCTGTAATGCTGCACTTATTCTTAAAGAAGCTGGAGATGAACGGTGGGAGACCGTTGCGCGGGGTCTCAGAATCGCACTTCCAGTCAATGACTGGCACGGATATCACCTGGCAAAAACGTGGTTCCGTCTCGACGATCCTGAACTGTCCTATGAATGGTTTCAACGCCTGAATCAGCGCCACACGTTTGTGAAACGCCCTCGTTTCTATCATCAGATGGCGATGGCAGCGTGGATGAACGGGGAGAAAGTCAAAGCCAGGCAGCTGTTCAGACGGGTAGGCCAGTTCGATCAGCAGATGAAGCAGGCTGCTGACTGGTGTGTGGAGAAAATCGAGGATGGAATCGACAAACCGGAAAAAGGCTGGTTTCTCTATACTCACCCGGACACGGATGGACGTTCATAA
- the clpP gene encoding ATP-dependent Clp endopeptidase proteolytic subunit ClpP: MNLIPTVIEQTNRGERAYDIYSRLLKDRIIMLGSGIDDNVANSIVAQLLFLAAEDPEKDISLYINSPGGSITSGMAIYDTMQFIAPKVQTICIGMAASMGAFLLAAGEPGKRFALPNSEVMIHQPLGGTQGQASDIEIHAKRILEMREKLNQILAERTGQPLEVIQRDTDRDNFMTAENAKKYGLIDDVMAKKPE; this comes from the coding sequence ATGAACTTAATTCCTACAGTAATTGAACAGACGAACCGCGGAGAAAGAGCGTATGACATCTACTCCCGTCTTCTGAAAGACCGGATTATTATGCTGGGTTCAGGCATTGATGACAACGTGGCCAACTCAATTGTAGCCCAGCTCCTGTTCCTTGCAGCAGAGGATCCGGAAAAGGACATTTCCCTTTACATCAACAGCCCGGGCGGATCCATTACATCCGGCATGGCCATTTATGATACGATGCAGTTTATTGCACCGAAAGTACAGACAATCTGTATCGGTATGGCAGCAAGCATGGGAGCATTCCTCCTTGCAGCGGGTGAACCAGGTAAGCGTTTTGCCCTGCCAAACAGTGAAGTCATGATCCACCAGCCGCTCGGCGGCACTCAGGGGCAGGCTTCTGATATTGAAATTCATGCGAAGCGGATCCTTGAAATGCGCGAGAAACTAAACCAGATTCTCGCTGAGCGCACAGGCCAGCCTCTTGAAGTGATTCAACGTGATACGGACCGTGATAACTTCATGACTGCTGAAAATGCGAAAAAGTACGGCCTGATCGATGACGTTATGGCTAAAAAGCCGGAATAA
- the rapZ gene encoding RNase adapter RapZ, with the protein MKVSETSHKPGITADEMEIVIITGMSGAGKTVAVQSFEDLGYFCVDNLPPALIPKFIDLIENSGGKMNKVAFVIDLRGRDFFDELFETINLLSAEADVTPQILFLDAKDDVLVRRYKETRRSHPLAGDGPPLEGIRLERSMLDELKGQAQYIVDTSELKPLALREKIIERFTSPEKQVFTVQVLSFGFKHGIPIDADLVFDVRFLPNPHYIDHMRPKTGLDKEVSDYVLKWSETKQFNDKLEDLLNYMLPHYKREGKSQLVVAIGCTGGKHRSVTLAEYFKRKIADSGYITYVTHRDVEKGRKEG; encoded by the coding sequence ATGAAGGTGTCCGAAACCAGTCATAAGCCTGGAATAACGGCTGATGAAATGGAAATTGTCATAATTACCGGTATGTCCGGTGCGGGGAAAACGGTTGCTGTTCAGAGTTTTGAGGATCTTGGTTATTTCTGTGTCGATAACCTGCCGCCGGCACTGATTCCAAAATTTATTGACCTGATTGAGAATTCCGGCGGGAAAATGAATAAAGTTGCGTTTGTGATCGACTTAAGAGGACGGGACTTCTTCGATGAGCTTTTTGAAACGATCAACCTCCTCAGTGCCGAAGCAGACGTGACCCCGCAGATTCTTTTCCTGGACGCTAAAGACGATGTCCTTGTAAGGCGCTATAAGGAGACTAGGCGGTCACATCCTCTCGCAGGGGATGGTCCTCCTCTTGAAGGCATCAGACTTGAGCGGTCCATGCTCGATGAACTGAAGGGCCAGGCACAGTACATTGTCGATACGAGCGAGCTGAAGCCGCTGGCCCTTCGCGAAAAAATTATTGAGCGGTTTACCTCGCCGGAAAAACAGGTGTTTACCGTTCAGGTTCTTTCTTTCGGGTTTAAACATGGGATTCCGATCGATGCGGACCTGGTCTTTGACGTCAGGTTTCTGCCGAACCCCCACTACATCGACCACATGCGGCCGAAAACGGGGCTTGATAAAGAAGTATCGGATTACGTACTTAAATGGTCCGAGACCAAGCAGTTTAACGATAAACTCGAGGATCTTCTGAATTACATGCTTCCCCATTATAAACGTGAAGGAAAAAGCCAGCTTGTGGTGGCGATCGGCTGCACAGGCGGCAAACATCGTTCTGTCACTCTGGCCGAGTATTTCAAGAGGAAAATTGCCGATTCGGGCTACATCACCTATGTGACCCATCGGGATGTCGAGAAAGGGCGTAAAGAAGGTTGA
- a CDS encoding gluconeogenesis factor YvcK family protein codes for MKKANIVILGGGTGLSVLLRGLKSFPVDITAIVTVADDGGSSGRLRKELDIPPPGDVRNVLVALSEVEPIVEELFQHRFQNGNGLSGHSLGNLLLAGMTSITGDFARGVQVLSRVLNVKGKVLPAANQSIVLHAEMEDGSLVEGESKIPKAGKRIKRVFLEPADVTALADSVHAIEEADLIVIGPGSLYTSILPNLLVPGISKAIKEAAAQKVYICNVMTQPGETDDFTAGDHVQALVDHVGPSLLDKILVNIEPIPHSYAERYAGEGAMEVKVDADRLKTLAVEVIGDELLYYNNKLLRHDAGKVSQRLVSML; via the coding sequence TTGAAAAAAGCCAATATCGTCATCTTAGGCGGGGGAACCGGATTATCCGTTTTACTCAGAGGTTTAAAATCGTTTCCTGTAGACATTACAGCAATCGTAACAGTTGCTGATGATGGGGGAAGCTCAGGACGATTGCGGAAGGAACTTGATATTCCTCCTCCGGGAGATGTGCGTAACGTGCTCGTTGCTCTTTCTGAAGTGGAGCCGATCGTGGAAGAGCTCTTTCAGCACCGCTTTCAGAACGGCAACGGTCTGTCCGGTCACTCACTAGGTAATCTGCTGCTGGCAGGAATGACCTCCATTACAGGGGATTTTGCCAGAGGGGTGCAGGTGCTCAGCAGGGTGCTCAATGTTAAAGGAAAAGTACTGCCTGCTGCCAACCAGAGCATCGTTCTTCACGCGGAAATGGAGGACGGTTCACTGGTGGAAGGGGAGTCGAAAATTCCTAAGGCAGGAAAACGGATCAAACGGGTATTTCTTGAACCTGCTGATGTCACGGCCCTTGCTGATTCAGTTCACGCGATCGAAGAGGCGGACCTGATCGTAATCGGTCCGGGAAGTCTGTACACATCCATTTTGCCAAATCTGCTCGTACCTGGTATTTCAAAAGCGATCAAGGAGGCAGCGGCGCAGAAAGTGTATATCTGTAACGTCATGACCCAGCCTGGGGAAACAGACGATTTCACAGCCGGCGATCACGTACAGGCGCTTGTGGATCATGTGGGACCCAGCCTGCTTGATAAAATCCTTGTTAATATCGAACCGATTCCTCATTCGTATGCGGAGCGCTACGCTGGGGAAGGGGCAATGGAAGTGAAAGTGGATGCAGACCGGCTGAAAACATTGGCAGTGGAAGTGATCGGGGATGAACTGCTATACTATAATAATAAACTGTTACGCCATGATGCAGGCAAGGTATCACAGCGGCTTGTGAGCATGCTGTAG
- a CDS encoding sugar-binding transcriptional regulator, translated as MNRLLDIQKKLLPELVDTMSMRYRILRFVRLMEPIGRRNLAASLEMSERVLRSEVMFLKDQGLLYVASSGMTLTEEGHNLLVQLEEVMKETFNLSTMEKKLQDIFQLDQVVIVPGDSDQFPWVKNEMGRACVAIMKKSLTERENIIAVTGGTSISAVAEMMVPNAELRQAIFVPARGGLGEQVENQANTICAEMARRASGRYRLLHVPDQLGKDSYSSLIEEPSVREILNLIRSATMVVHGIGEAKTMAKRRQSSEEVVSKLQEKKAVAEAFGYYFDHSGDIIHKVLTIGLQMEDLNALPNVIAVAGGSSKGDAIRAYMKQGPSEVLVTDEGAARAILEKTRI; from the coding sequence ATGAATCGATTGCTGGATATTCAAAAAAAGCTGCTTCCCGAACTCGTGGACACCATGAGCATGAGATATCGGATTCTCCGCTTCGTCCGGTTAATGGAGCCAATCGGCAGACGAAACCTGGCAGCAAGTCTGGAGATGAGTGAACGTGTACTCAGAAGCGAAGTGATGTTTCTGAAGGATCAAGGTCTACTTTACGTAGCCTCTTCCGGTATGACTCTCACAGAAGAAGGGCACAATTTACTTGTTCAACTCGAGGAAGTCATGAAGGAAACCTTCAACCTGAGTACGATGGAAAAAAAGCTTCAGGACATTTTTCAGCTAGATCAGGTGGTTATCGTTCCCGGTGACAGCGACCAGTTCCCATGGGTCAAAAATGAGATGGGGCGAGCCTGTGTAGCGATCATGAAAAAGTCGCTCACCGAAAGGGAGAATATTATTGCTGTAACGGGAGGGACGTCAATCTCAGCCGTTGCGGAAATGATGGTCCCCAATGCCGAACTCCGGCAGGCAATTTTCGTGCCGGCCCGCGGCGGACTTGGTGAGCAGGTTGAAAATCAGGCCAATACAATCTGTGCCGAAATGGCGCGGAGAGCATCAGGCAGATACCGGCTGCTTCACGTACCGGATCAGTTAGGGAAAGATTCCTACAGTTCACTGATTGAAGAACCGTCTGTCAGGGAAATTCTGAACCTGATCCGTTCGGCGACAATGGTTGTTCATGGCATCGGTGAAGCCAAAACGATGGCGAAGAGAAGACAGTCATCTGAGGAAGTGGTCAGTAAACTGCAGGAGAAGAAGGCAGTTGCAGAAGCGTTTGGTTATTATTTCGATCATAGTGGGGATATTATCCATAAAGTGCTTACGATCGGACTTCAAATGGAAGATCTGAATGCTCTTCCAAACGTGATTGCAGTCGCAGGAGGCTCTTCAAAAGGAGACGCCATCCGTGCCTATATGAAGCAGGGACCAAGCGAAGTGCTCGTCACTGACGAAGGCGCAGCGAGGGCGATTCTCGAAAAAACGAGAATATGA
- the whiA gene encoding DNA-binding protein WhiA: MSFASMTKKELTQLDVDQCCSKAELAALIRMNGSLSFGNKQLILDIQTENAAIARRIYSLIKACFPLHAELLVRKKMRLKKNNVYVVRISREAMMLLEELKIMSESFTFTREISPDLIASDCCKRAYLRGAFLAGGSVSHPETSSYHLEIFSLYEEHNDSLRRLMNHFNLNAKMLERKKGFILYLKEGERISDFLNVVGAHQSLLRFEDVRIMKDMRNSVNRLVNCETANLNKTVGAALRQVENIKFIQQEVGLHVLPDKLREIAELRVNHQDVTLKELGEMVESGKVSKSGVNHRLRKIDEYAMKLKAGEKVQP; the protein is encoded by the coding sequence ATGTCCTTTGCTTCCATGACTAAAAAAGAGCTTACCCAGCTGGATGTGGACCAGTGCTGCAGCAAAGCAGAACTGGCCGCACTCATCCGGATGAACGGCTCTCTGTCATTTGGAAACAAACAGCTCATTCTTGATATCCAGACAGAGAATGCAGCGATTGCAAGGCGGATTTATTCGCTGATTAAAGCATGTTTTCCTCTTCACGCGGAACTTCTTGTCCGTAAGAAGATGAGACTGAAAAAGAATAATGTGTATGTGGTGAGGATTTCAAGAGAAGCAATGATGCTCCTGGAAGAACTAAAGATCATGAGCGAATCCTTCACTTTTACACGTGAAATATCCCCTGATCTGATTGCTTCGGACTGCTGTAAAAGGGCTTATTTGCGAGGGGCTTTTCTTGCGGGAGGATCGGTGAGTCATCCTGAAACCTCTTCCTATCATCTGGAAATTTTCTCTCTTTATGAAGAGCATAATGACTCACTGAGGCGACTCATGAATCATTTCAATCTGAATGCCAAAATGCTCGAAAGAAAGAAAGGCTTCATCCTCTACCTTAAAGAGGGAGAGAGGATCAGTGATTTTCTGAACGTTGTTGGCGCCCATCAGTCACTGCTTCGTTTCGAAGATGTACGGATTATGAAGGATATGAGAAATTCTGTTAACCGGCTCGTGAACTGCGAAACAGCCAACCTGAATAAAACGGTCGGTGCAGCTTTAAGGCAGGTCGAAAATATAAAGTTTATCCAGCAGGAAGTCGGCCTTCACGTCCTGCCGGACAAGCTCAGGGAAATCGCTGAGCTTCGTGTGAATCATCAGGACGTGACCCTGAAGGAGCTCGGGGAAATGGTGGAAAGCGGAAAAGTCAGTAAATCCGGTGTGAACCACCGACTCAGGAAAATTGATGAGTATGCCATGAAACTAAAGGCCGGTGAAAAGGTGCAGCCATAA
- a CDS encoding NUDIX hydrolase: MKRVSNCILRDQGQVLMLKKPSRGWWVAPGGKMETRESVKESAVREYKEETGIDLHSPTLRGVFTVVIEEEGKTIDEWMLFTFYAEGYSGTLLEQSPEGELEWQPEDKIKELPMAAGDHYFFDHILKKDGLIYGTFVYSKDYRLLSVQLDPE, encoded by the coding sequence ATGAAACGGGTATCAAACTGTATTTTGCGCGATCAGGGCCAGGTGCTTATGCTCAAGAAGCCGAGCAGAGGCTGGTGGGTGGCACCAGGAGGAAAAATGGAAACAAGGGAATCGGTGAAGGAAAGCGCCGTCCGGGAATATAAAGAAGAGACGGGAATCGATTTGCATAGCCCGACATTACGTGGTGTGTTTACCGTTGTGATAGAAGAAGAGGGTAAAACCATCGATGAGTGGATGCTGTTCACTTTTTACGCAGAAGGCTACAGCGGGACCCTCCTTGAACAATCTCCGGAAGGTGAACTGGAGTGGCAGCCCGAAGATAAGATAAAAGAACTGCCCATGGCAGCAGGGGATCATTATTTCTTTGACCATATACTGAAAAAAGACGGGCTGATTTACGGCACGTTCGTATATTCAAAAGATTACCGTCTGCTGTCGGTGCAGCTGGATCCAGAGTAA